A region of Streptomyces sp. R44 DNA encodes the following proteins:
- a CDS encoding SOS response-associated peptidase, translated as MCGRYTSTRSPEDLTRLFQVTDWRPAETLAPSWNVAPTDEVYAVLERAGRDDGDEVRRQLRALRWGLVPSWAKDPKVGSRMINARVETVHEKPAYRRAFAKRRCLLPADGFYEWEQVKDEATGRTRKQPYFIHPSDEQVMAMAGLYEYWRNPDVKGDDDPEAWLTTCTILTTEATDEAGRVHPRMPLALSPDHYDAWLDPHHQDTDDLRALLTRPADGRLTTRPVSTAVNNVRNNGAHLLDAAG; from the coding sequence ATGTGCGGCCGTTACACCTCGACTCGCAGTCCTGAGGACCTGACCCGTCTCTTCCAGGTCACCGACTGGCGCCCCGCCGAGACGCTCGCGCCCAGCTGGAACGTGGCGCCGACCGACGAGGTCTACGCGGTTCTCGAACGCGCCGGGCGCGACGACGGCGACGAGGTGCGCCGTCAACTGCGGGCGCTGCGTTGGGGTCTGGTGCCGTCCTGGGCGAAGGACCCCAAGGTGGGCTCCCGGATGATCAACGCCCGGGTCGAGACCGTCCACGAGAAGCCCGCCTACCGGCGGGCTTTCGCCAAGCGCCGCTGCCTCCTGCCCGCGGACGGCTTCTACGAATGGGAGCAGGTGAAGGACGAGGCGACGGGCAGGACCCGCAAGCAGCCCTACTTCATCCACCCCTCCGACGAGCAGGTCATGGCGATGGCCGGGCTGTACGAGTACTGGCGCAACCCCGACGTCAAGGGCGACGACGACCCCGAGGCCTGGCTGACGACCTGCACGATCCTCACCACCGAGGCCACCGACGAGGCCGGCCGCGTCCACCCGCGGATGCCGCTCGCCCTCAGCCCGGACCACTACGACGCCTGGCTCGACCCCCACCACCAGGACACCGACGACCTCCGCGCCCTGCTCACCCGGCCCGCGGACGGCCGGCTCACCACCCGGCCCGTCTCCACCGCCGTCAACAACGTCCGCAACAACGGGGCCCACCTCCTCGACGCGGCCGGCTGA
- a CDS encoding iron-containing redox enzyme family protein, which yields MTTLLRTELATRPEAPEARGEVSHAVRSRLLGGGPARLPRPADMARCSPYGEDLQLALHLCYELHYRGFADVPDTLEWDPDLLRVRAVLEHRFESALRHDCRHLPGVDEALALLVVEPAEGTGVSHFLMSSGELWQLREYAALRSVHQLREADAHLWVVPRLRGRAKAAMVAVEYDEYGCGRAERMHSRLYADLMTDLGLDPSYGRYADAAGAELLAASNLMSMFGLHRRLRGALVGHFAVLETTSPPAASRMAAAMRRTGAGPAAERYYDEHVEADAVHEQVVRREVVAGLLDDEPELAHDVAFGIAATGLVEDRLGSHVVDAWTRGESALRTPSDGGTSLLVAPSSPAGDER from the coding sequence ATGACGACGCTGCTGCGCACCGAGCTCGCGACGCGGCCCGAAGCACCCGAGGCCCGCGGCGAGGTGTCCCACGCGGTACGGAGCCGGCTGCTCGGCGGCGGCCCCGCCCGACTCCCCCGCCCCGCCGACATGGCGCGCTGCTCCCCGTACGGGGAGGATCTCCAGCTCGCCCTGCACCTCTGCTACGAGCTCCACTACCGGGGCTTCGCGGACGTCCCCGACACCCTGGAGTGGGACCCCGACCTGCTCAGGGTCCGTGCCGTCCTGGAGCACCGCTTCGAGAGCGCGCTGCGCCACGACTGCCGTCACCTCCCCGGCGTCGACGAGGCACTGGCGCTCCTGGTCGTGGAACCGGCCGAGGGCACCGGCGTCTCCCACTTCCTGATGTCCTCGGGCGAGCTGTGGCAGCTGCGCGAGTACGCCGCGCTGCGCTCCGTGCACCAGCTGCGCGAGGCCGACGCGCACCTGTGGGTGGTCCCCCGGCTGCGCGGCCGCGCCAAGGCGGCGATGGTGGCCGTCGAGTACGACGAGTACGGCTGCGGGCGGGCGGAACGGATGCACTCCCGGCTCTACGCCGACCTCATGACCGATCTGGGTCTCGACCCGTCGTACGGGCGGTACGCGGACGCCGCCGGGGCCGAGCTCCTGGCGGCCTCGAACCTGATGTCGATGTTCGGCCTGCACCGGAGGCTGCGCGGGGCGCTCGTGGGTCACTTCGCCGTCCTGGAGACGACCTCGCCGCCCGCCGCCTCCCGCATGGCCGCGGCGATGCGCAGGACCGGGGCCGGACCGGCGGCGGAGCGGTACTACGACGAGCACGTGGAGGCCGACGCCGTGCACGAGCAGGTGGTACGCCGGGAGGTCGTGGCCGGCCTGCTCGACGACGAGCCGGAGCTCGCCCACGACGTGGCCTTCGGCATCGCGGCGACCGGGCTCGTGGAGGACCGGCTCGGCAGCCACGTGGTGGACGCCTGGACCCGGGGCGAGAGCGCCCTGCGGACACCCTCGGACGGCGGTACGTCCCTGCTGGTGGCGCCCTCGTCTCCGGCCGGCGACGAGCGGTGA